In Haloarchaeobius litoreus, the following are encoded in one genomic region:
- a CDS encoding alanyl-tRNA editing protein yields the protein MTGQLAARQPYTTRFETTVAGVDGREVRLKTSYFYAESGGQPSDRGTVGDVPVVDVQHRDGEHVHTLAEEPTFGEGSSVLCEVDWAFRMYCMRAHTASHVLYGAARRLCDDLGYGGFGIDDEKVRVDLTTSSDVTDETLVELERLTNQAVWESREVGWKSVPLADLREDGFVAFNTKTEEGVFEGADEVRVVTVGEGDVVPGEPRERPWDVAACGGTHVRNTREIGPVTLLSRSNPGEGMTRVEFAVGERGIEHRAAEKRAVLDAGRALDAAPTDIAEAAERLSERVEELESELASARRRLVASTLTAAEPFERDGETWLVATVEGVEANDCREPLQASAGRDADVVVAVGESGRTFVAVAAGPDHDASAVVEAVTADYGGGGGGSGSFAQGGGIDAPPAKVAEGLGSRSA from the coding sequence ATGACGGGGCAACTCGCGGCGCGCCAGCCGTACACGACACGCTTCGAGACCACGGTCGCGGGCGTCGACGGGCGCGAAGTCCGGCTGAAGACGAGCTACTTCTACGCCGAGAGCGGCGGCCAGCCGAGCGACCGGGGCACCGTCGGCGACGTGCCGGTGGTCGACGTACAGCACCGGGACGGCGAGCACGTCCACACGCTCGCCGAGGAGCCGACCTTCGGCGAGGGCTCGTCGGTGCTCTGCGAGGTGGACTGGGCGTTCCGGATGTACTGCATGCGGGCCCACACCGCGAGTCACGTGCTGTACGGGGCGGCCCGTCGGCTCTGTGACGACCTGGGCTACGGCGGCTTCGGCATCGACGATGAGAAGGTCCGGGTGGACCTGACGACGTCGAGCGACGTGACCGACGAGACGCTGGTCGAACTGGAGCGGCTGACGAACCAGGCGGTGTGGGAGTCCCGCGAGGTGGGCTGGAAGTCGGTCCCGCTCGCGGACCTCCGCGAGGACGGGTTCGTCGCGTTCAACACGAAGACCGAGGAGGGCGTCTTCGAGGGGGCCGACGAGGTGCGCGTCGTCACGGTCGGCGAGGGCGACGTGGTGCCGGGCGAGCCCCGCGAGCGGCCCTGGGACGTCGCGGCCTGCGGCGGGACGCACGTCCGGAACACCCGGGAGATCGGACCCGTCACGCTGCTCTCGCGGTCGAACCCCGGCGAGGGGATGACCAGAGTCGAGTTCGCGGTGGGTGAGCGGGGCATCGAGCACCGGGCCGCTGAGAAGCGGGCGGTGCTCGACGCCGGGCGGGCGCTGGACGCCGCGCCGACGGATATCGCCGAAGCGGCGGAACGGCTCTCCGAGCGGGTCGAGGAGCTGGAGTCCGAGCTCGCGTCGGCACGACGGCGGCTCGTGGCGTCGACGCTGACGGCGGCGGAGCCGTTCGAACGCGATGGAGAGACGTGGCTGGTCGCGACGGTCGAGGGCGTCGAGGCGAACGACTGCCGAGAACCGCTCCAGGCGTCAGCGGGGCGGGATGCGGATGTCGTGGTGGCGGTCGGCGAGTCGGGGCGGACCTTCGTCGCGGTCGCGGCGGGGCCGGACCACGACGCGTCGGCCGTGGTGGAGGCGGTGACGGCCGACTACGGCGGTGGTGGTGGCGGCAGCGGGTCCTTCGCGCAGGGCGGTGGCATCGACGCCCCGCCAGCGAAGGTGGCCGAGGGGCTCGGTAGCAGGAGCGCATGA
- a CDS encoding DUF7835 family putative zinc beta-ribbon protein, with protein MATTDDSIDGLTEHCEHCSTETLHKVSVQIITESSKQENAQFSREPYRVKECQSCGERSSQRMNNA; from the coding sequence ATGGCAACGACTGACGACTCAATAGACGGGTTGACCGAACACTGCGAACACTGCAGCACGGAGACGCTCCACAAGGTTTCCGTCCAGATCATCACCGAGAGCAGCAAGCAGGAGAACGCCCAGTTCTCCCGTGAGCCGTACCGCGTGAAGGAGTGCCAGAGCTGCGGCGAGCGCTCCAGTCAGCGGATGAACAACGCCTGA
- a CDS encoding acyl-CoA dehydrogenase family protein: MNLSSEQAAVRDVVREFAAAELRPVARECDAEQTFPEDVWDGLAELDLTGLTVPEEYGGYDADPVTYAIINEELAHGMLAVATALSVHGLATSCIDEFGSQDVRDEWLPEMVDGRPVGAFALSEPEAGSNPAEMSTVAAREGDEFRLNGKKQWITNGSRAGVYVVFAKTDRDDPGSITQFLVPADTDGVSVGKKEDKLGLRASDTTTLIFEDARIPAEYQLTEEGRGLSAAFQILTGGRIAIGAQSVGLAQAALDAAVEYSQQREQFEQPISDFQAIRHKLADMQTKVTAGRLLTREAAQKKAEGAGMETAFLASQAKYFASEAAMDVTNEAVQIHGGYGYTTDFPVERFYRDAKILTIYEGTTEIQKKIIARYLLGDDA; the protein is encoded by the coding sequence ATGAATCTGAGTTCGGAGCAGGCCGCCGTCCGCGACGTCGTTCGGGAGTTCGCGGCGGCGGAGCTACGGCCGGTCGCCCGGGAGTGCGACGCGGAGCAGACCTTCCCCGAGGACGTCTGGGACGGGCTGGCGGAGCTGGACCTGACGGGGCTGACCGTCCCCGAGGAGTACGGCGGCTACGACGCCGACCCGGTGACCTACGCCATCATCAACGAGGAGCTCGCCCACGGGATGCTCGCCGTGGCGACCGCGCTGTCGGTCCACGGGCTCGCGACCTCCTGCATCGACGAGTTCGGCTCGCAGGACGTGCGCGACGAGTGGCTCCCCGAGATGGTCGACGGCCGCCCCGTCGGCGCGTTCGCGCTCTCCGAGCCCGAGGCAGGCTCGAACCCCGCCGAGATGTCGACCGTCGCCGCGCGCGAGGGCGACGAGTTCCGCCTGAACGGCAAGAAGCAGTGGATCACGAACGGCAGCCGCGCCGGCGTCTACGTCGTCTTCGCGAAGACCGACCGTGACGACCCGGGCTCCATCACCCAGTTCCTCGTTCCCGCCGACACCGACGGCGTGAGTGTCGGCAAGAAGGAGGACAAGCTCGGGCTGCGAGCGTCGGACACGACGACGCTCATCTTCGAGGACGCCCGCATCCCGGCCGAGTACCAGCTCACCGAGGAGGGTCGAGGCCTCTCGGCCGCGTTCCAGATCCTCACCGGTGGCCGCATCGCCATCGGCGCACAGTCCGTCGGCCTCGCGCAGGCCGCGCTCGACGCCGCCGTCGAGTACTCACAGCAGCGCGAGCAGTTCGAACAGCCCATCTCCGACTTCCAGGCCATCCGCCACAAGCTCGCGGACATGCAGACGAAGGTCACCGCCGGCCGCCTGCTCACCCGGGAGGCCGCCCAGAAGAAGGCCGAGGGCGCCGGCATGGAGACCGCGTTCCTCGCCAGTCAGGCGAAGTACTTCGCCAGCGAGGCCGCGATGGACGTGACCAACGAGGCCGTCCAGATACACGGCGGCTACGGCTACACCACCGACTTCCCGGTCGAGCGGTTCTACCGCGACGCGAAGATCCTCACCATCTACGAGGGCACCACGGAGATCCAGAAGAAGATCATCGCCCGGTACCTGCTCGGCGACGACGCCTGA
- a CDS encoding winged helix-turn-helix domain-containing protein has protein sequence MDDERPIEEILDTIGDETAREVLAAVSEEPRSAKEVAEFCDLSLPTVYRRIEMLKEHELITSETLVARDGNHYDAFKSNFDATVIRLKEDEYDIRIYRKENLPDRFSSLWDELGR, from the coding sequence GTGGACGACGAGCGGCCAATCGAAGAGATACTCGATACAATCGGTGACGAGACCGCCCGGGAGGTCCTCGCAGCCGTGAGTGAGGAGCCACGGTCGGCGAAGGAGGTGGCCGAATTCTGTGACCTCTCGCTCCCGACGGTCTATCGTCGTATCGAGATGCTCAAAGAACACGAACTGATAACGTCGGAGACGCTCGTGGCCCGTGACGGGAACCACTACGACGCGTTCAAGTCGAACTTCGACGCGACTGTCATTCGGCTCAAAGAAGATGAGTACGACATCCGTATCTATCGCAAGGAGAACCTGCCGGACCGCTTCTCCAGCCTCTGGGACGAGCTCGGTCGGTGA
- a CDS encoding OB-fold nucleic acid binding domain-containing protein: MGNCIICGASVDGHICSSHEEDVVFTFEGNRANQLKPGRYYEGSVDGFAEFGVFVDIGTSVTGLLHRSELDRRLDSLDWDAGDRVYVQVTDIRDNGNVDLGWSIRQRESDFRGTLVQTPEGDELPDEPDEPDEEAEPVAAGGNAAAKQKVRTPDEGDAAPATTDSDATEEAPSEGEAEGSDETVDAAKAAETDDATEDEQAETDATEPTEDEQAETDATEPTEDEQAETDATEPTEDEQAETDDAEPTEAAETDDTESRSELARSTVDNVGDLVGQVVRIEGEVVSVRQTSGPTVFEIRDETGVVECAAFEEAGVRAYPDVEVDDVVRLEGEVERHHDEVQIETEVLTTLEDDDATVVSERMDAALDEQADPGSVDLLADHDAVAAVADEVREVATEIRRAVIQGRPVVVRHTATADGYVAGAAIERAVLPLVEAEHERQDAQYHFCERRPLDDTVYGMDAATDDVTNMLDARERHGEQLPLVVLVDLGSTLESREGYELLDVYGAECLVIDSGYPDAEVADDLGGIVDPHLASDDVTDVTTTAVAANVAAHVNDDVRDDLAHLPAVSYWEDSPEAYTELASDAGYDESETTELREAVGLEAFYQSYKDKRELITDILFEETDGLAGHVSEQFRTKLDRELKTARRNLSTRSAEGVDFAVLDADAFSNRFDFPPTELLLDALHRQDGEDTEADLVTLALGEDELHIRSTSPLDVRDLGTEVDEEVPEGGVSVVGGRDGHLEFLRGEREDVLNATVSAIANSFA, encoded by the coding sequence ATGGGTAACTGTATCATCTGTGGTGCCTCCGTCGACGGGCACATCTGTTCGAGCCACGAGGAGGACGTCGTCTTCACGTTCGAAGGCAACCGAGCCAACCAGCTGAAGCCCGGCCGCTACTACGAGGGGTCGGTCGACGGGTTCGCCGAGTTCGGCGTGTTCGTCGACATCGGGACCTCCGTCACCGGCCTGTTGCACCGAAGCGAACTCGACCGCCGACTGGACAGTCTCGACTGGGACGCCGGCGACAGGGTCTACGTCCAGGTCACCGACATCCGCGACAACGGCAACGTGGACCTCGGCTGGTCCATCCGCCAGCGCGAGTCCGACTTCCGTGGCACACTCGTCCAGACGCCCGAGGGCGACGAACTGCCCGACGAGCCCGACGAACCCGACGAGGAGGCCGAACCGGTCGCCGCCGGCGGGAACGCCGCCGCCAAGCAGAAGGTCCGGACGCCCGACGAGGGCGACGCGGCCCCCGCGACGACGGACTCCGACGCCACCGAGGAGGCTCCCTCGGAGGGCGAAGCCGAGGGGAGCGACGAGACGGTCGACGCGGCCAAGGCGGCCGAGACCGACGACGCCACCGAGGACGAGCAGGCCGAGACCGACGCCACCGAGCCGACCGAGGACGAGCAGGCCGAGACCGACGCCACCGAGCCGACCGAGGACGAGCAGGCCGAGACCGACGCCACCGAGCCGACCGAGGACGAGCAGGCCGAGACCGACGACGCCGAACCGACCGAAGCGGCCGAGACCGACGACACCGAGAGCCGCTCCGAGCTCGCACGTAGCACGGTCGACAACGTCGGAGACCTCGTCGGACAGGTCGTCCGCATCGAGGGCGAGGTCGTCAGCGTCCGTCAGACCTCCGGCCCGACCGTCTTCGAGATCCGCGACGAGACGGGCGTCGTCGAGTGCGCCGCGTTCGAGGAGGCCGGTGTGCGCGCCTACCCCGACGTGGAGGTCGACGACGTCGTCCGCCTCGAGGGCGAGGTCGAGCGCCACCACGACGAGGTCCAGATCGAGACCGAGGTCCTCACGACACTCGAGGACGACGACGCCACCGTCGTCTCCGAGCGCATGGACGCCGCACTGGACGAGCAGGCCGACCCCGGCAGCGTCGACCTGCTCGCCGACCACGATGCCGTCGCCGCCGTCGCCGACGAGGTCCGCGAGGTCGCGACCGAGATCCGCCGCGCGGTCATCCAGGGCCGCCCGGTCGTCGTCCGCCACACCGCCACCGCCGACGGCTATGTCGCCGGTGCCGCCATCGAGCGCGCCGTCCTCCCCCTCGTCGAGGCGGAGCACGAGCGCCAGGACGCCCAGTACCACTTCTGCGAGCGCCGCCCGCTCGACGACACCGTCTACGGCATGGACGCCGCGACCGACGACGTGACGAACATGCTGGACGCGCGCGAGCGCCACGGCGAGCAGCTCCCGCTCGTCGTCCTCGTCGACCTCGGCAGCACGCTCGAGTCCCGCGAGGGCTACGAGCTGCTCGACGTCTACGGGGCCGAGTGCCTCGTCATCGATTCGGGCTACCCCGACGCCGAGGTCGCCGACGACCTGGGCGGCATCGTCGACCCGCACCTCGCGAGCGACGACGTGACCGACGTGACGACGACCGCGGTCGCGGCGAACGTCGCCGCCCACGTCAACGACGACGTGCGCGACGACCTCGCGCACCTCCCCGCGGTGAGCTACTGGGAGGACAGCCCCGAAGCGTACACCGAACTCGCCTCCGACGCCGGCTACGACGAGAGCGAGACCACCGAGCTCCGCGAGGCCGTCGGTCTGGAGGCGTTCTACCAGTCCTACAAGGACAAGCGCGAGCTCATCACCGACATCCTCTTCGAGGAGACCGACGGGCTCGCGGGCCACGTCAGCGAGCAGTTCCGCACCAAGCTCGACCGCGAGCTCAAGACCGCCCGGCGGAACCTCTCGACGCGCTCCGCCGAGGGCGTCGACTTCGCCGTCCTCGACGCGGACGCGTTCAGCAACCGGTTCGACTTCCCGCCGACCGAGCTCCTCCTCGACGCCCTCCACCGTCAGGACGGCGAAGACACCGAGGCCGACCTCGTCACCCTCGCCCTCGGCGAGGACGAACTCCACATCAGGAGCACCAGTCCGCTCGACGTCCGCGACCTCGGGACCGAGGTCGACGAGGAGGTCCCCGAGGGCGGCGTCAGCGTCGTCGGCGGTCGCGACGGCCACCTCGAGTTCCTCCGCGGCGAGCGCGAGGACGTGCTGAACGCGACGGTCTCCGCCATCGCGAACTCCTTCGCCTGA
- a CDS encoding PAS domain-containing sensor histidine kinase, with translation MTDSSLESSDPVLETLVENMPEGVLIENASREILLVNERLCDLLNIPYETAALVGMDCEDAGRHVADRFAETEEFVPRITELLERREPVQGEEVELADGRTLERTYVPYDHPEGEANIWLYRDVTERASHEAELERQNERLAEFASVVSHDLRNPLSVATTSLQLAREDCDSDHLDEIERSLDRMDRLTTQLLTLAREGERTEELEPTPVSALVSQSWNNVETGGATLVNDTSGIVLADWSRLGQLFENLFRNAVEHGGDDVRVRVESTEDGFVVEDDGVGLHDVDVAPERLFDTGYSSKDDGTGLGLGIVHEIATAHDWTVQLEEVPDGGLRFEVTGVEFER, from the coding sequence ATGACCGACAGCTCCCTGGAATCCTCGGACCCCGTTCTCGAGACGCTGGTCGAGAACATGCCCGAGGGCGTGCTCATCGAGAACGCATCCAGGGAGATTCTTCTCGTCAACGAGCGACTCTGTGATCTCTTGAACATCCCGTACGAGACTGCAGCGCTCGTCGGGATGGACTGCGAGGACGCGGGCAGACACGTCGCGGACCGGTTCGCCGAAACCGAGGAGTTCGTCCCCCGCATCACGGAGCTGCTCGAACGACGCGAACCCGTCCAGGGGGAGGAGGTGGAACTCGCGGACGGGCGGACGCTCGAACGCACGTACGTCCCGTACGACCACCCCGAGGGGGAGGCGAACATCTGGCTCTACCGGGACGTGACCGAACGGGCCAGCCACGAGGCGGAACTCGAACGCCAGAACGAACGGCTCGCGGAGTTCGCCTCGGTCGTCTCGCACGACCTGCGGAACCCGCTGAGCGTCGCCACGACGAGCCTCCAGCTCGCCCGGGAGGACTGCGACAGCGACCACCTCGACGAGATAGAGCGCAGCCTCGACCGGATGGACCGGCTCACGACGCAGCTGCTCACCCTCGCCCGAGAGGGTGAACGGACCGAGGAGCTGGAGCCGACGCCGGTGTCGGCGCTCGTCTCGCAGTCGTGGAACAACGTCGAGACTGGCGGGGCGACGCTCGTCAACGACACCTCGGGCATCGTGCTGGCCGACTGGAGCCGACTGGGACAGCTGTTCGAGAACCTCTTCCGGAACGCCGTCGAGCACGGCGGCGACGACGTCCGCGTGCGCGTCGAGTCGACCGAGGACGGCTTCGTCGTCGAGGACGACGGGGTCGGACTGCACGACGTCGACGTCGCGCCCGAACGGCTGTTCGACACCGGCTACTCCAGCAAGGACGACGGCACGGGCCTCGGCCTCGGCATCGTCCACGAGATAGCGACGGCGCACGACTGGACGGTGCAGCTCGAAGAGGTGCCCGACGGCGGCCTCCGGTTCGAGGTGACGGGCGTCGAGTTCGAGCGGTAG
- a CDS encoding DUF7521 family protein → MGLRLVLFALALGLTFISFQAYNQKGGKRLESAFIGFAFISMGVALTTISTQITREATAETATYFQVAETIPFIVGFSMLYLSLYR, encoded by the coding sequence ATGGGGCTGCGCCTCGTGCTGTTCGCGCTCGCGCTCGGACTGACGTTCATCAGCTTCCAGGCGTACAACCAGAAGGGCGGCAAGCGACTGGAGTCGGCGTTCATCGGCTTCGCGTTCATCAGCATGGGCGTCGCCCTGACCACCATCAGCACGCAGATCACGCGCGAGGCCACCGCCGAGACCGCGACGTACTTTCAGGTGGCGGAGACCATCCCCTTCATCGTCGGGTTCAGCATGTTGTACCTGTCGCTCTATCGCTGA
- a CDS encoding metal-dependent hydrolase: MELTWYGHSTFGVTVGETELLIDPFFDNPKTDTDPEELDPDYVLLTHGHADHIGDVDRYEGVELVATPEVVEYCRDEFGDYEAVGGMGMNIGGTVECGDAYITMHRADHTNGMETGYGTSGGMPAGFVISDTKPTQVTDEESETFYHAGDTGLMTEMRDVIAPYLEPDVAAVPIGDHFTMGPWQAAIAVDWLDVDFALPIHYDTFPPIEQDPDDFAREVRATGSDAEVVVLEGDESWTLSENLLD; the protein is encoded by the coding sequence ATGGAACTCACCTGGTACGGACACTCGACGTTCGGTGTGACGGTCGGCGAGACGGAGCTGCTCATCGACCCGTTCTTCGACAACCCGAAGACGGACACTGACCCGGAGGAGCTCGACCCGGACTACGTCCTGCTCACACACGGTCACGCCGACCACATCGGCGACGTTGACCGCTACGAGGGTGTCGAGCTCGTCGCCACGCCAGAGGTCGTGGAGTACTGCCGGGACGAGTTCGGCGACTACGAGGCCGTCGGCGGGATGGGCATGAACATCGGCGGCACGGTCGAGTGCGGCGACGCCTACATCACGATGCACCGCGCCGACCACACCAACGGGATGGAGACCGGCTACGGCACCTCCGGCGGGATGCCGGCCGGGTTCGTCATCTCGGATACGAAGCCGACGCAGGTCACCGACGAGGAGAGCGAGACGTTCTACCACGCGGGCGACACCGGGCTGATGACCGAGATGCGCGACGTCATCGCACCGTACCTCGAACCCGACGTGGCCGCGGTCCCCATCGGCGACCACTTCACGATGGGTCCGTGGCAGGCCGCCATCGCGGTCGACTGGCTCGACGTGGACTTCGCCCTGCCGATCCACTACGACACGTTCCCGCCCATCGAGCAGGACCCCGACGACTTCGCCCGCGAGGTGCGCGCGACGGGCAGCGACGCCGAGGTTGTCGTCCTCGAGGGCGACGAGAGCTGGACCCTGAGCGAGAACCTGCTCGACTGA
- the cysE gene encoding serine O-acetyltransferase — translation MLARLREDVEAVLERDPAAKSRLEVLTCYAGLHAVWAHLVSHRLWEGGFHLTARLLSQFVRFMTGVEIHPGAQLGRRVVIDHGMGVVIGETAEVGDDVHMYHGVTLGGNSPRPEKRHPTLGDGVVVGANATLLGDIDVGDDARVGAGSVLTKDVPAGETWTGVPATRVGGPSAAEEHEESDAASEGSESVDTGTSADESVVPGDGAEAEADD, via the coding sequence ATGCTCGCCCGGCTCCGTGAGGACGTCGAGGCGGTGCTGGAGCGCGACCCCGCCGCGAAGAGCAGACTGGAGGTACTCACCTGCTACGCCGGCCTGCACGCCGTCTGGGCGCATCTGGTCAGCCACCGGCTCTGGGAGGGTGGGTTCCACCTGACCGCACGACTGCTCTCGCAGTTCGTCCGGTTCATGACGGGCGTGGAGATACACCCCGGTGCGCAGCTGGGCCGGCGCGTCGTCATCGACCACGGGATGGGCGTCGTCATCGGCGAGACGGCCGAGGTGGGCGACGACGTACACATGTACCACGGCGTCACGCTCGGCGGGAACTCGCCGCGGCCCGAGAAACGGCACCCAACCCTCGGTGACGGCGTCGTCGTCGGCGCGAACGCGACGTTGCTCGGCGACATCGACGTCGGCGACGACGCCCGTGTCGGTGCCGGCTCGGTGCTGACGAAGGACGTGCCCGCGGGGGAGACGTGGACGGGTGTGCCGGCGACCCGCGTCGGCGGACCGTCGGCGGCGGAGGAGCACGAGGAGTCCGACGCCGCCTCGGAGGGGTCGGAGTCGGTCGACACCGGGACGAGCGCCGACGAGTCCGTCGTCCCGGGCGACGGCGCGGAGGCCGAGGCCGACGACTAG
- a CDS encoding helix-turn-helix transcriptional regulator has protein sequence MVGPTERVEFVCGSRSRQEVLIALASEPRERRAVVGSTAASESAVYDAMNRLSDRGFCYEREDGRWALTGTGRAVADLLERVGTVESVVEGTRPYFDEHDLGVLPEPDRRELHRLAGCEVVDSPETDPFRAARRVRTAIADADEVAVLAPVYDDRFADALLEGDTDSVRLVLDPEILDLRPEDDSNADEPPPFAELVDIRVAEIAFAMTVTGSGVYLSLPQLDGTYDPQTELVRESDAAADWGATVFERIWERATPVEALVED, from the coding sequence ATGGTCGGTCCGACCGAACGCGTCGAGTTCGTCTGTGGCTCGCGCTCCCGACAGGAGGTGCTCATCGCGCTCGCGAGCGAACCACGAGAGCGGCGGGCGGTCGTGGGCTCGACCGCGGCCAGCGAGTCGGCGGTGTACGACGCGATGAACCGGCTGTCGGACCGTGGCTTCTGCTACGAGCGCGAGGACGGTCGGTGGGCGCTCACGGGCACCGGACGCGCCGTCGCGGACCTGCTGGAGCGTGTCGGAACCGTCGAGTCCGTCGTCGAGGGGACCCGCCCGTACTTCGACGAGCACGACCTCGGCGTCCTCCCCGAACCGGACCGCCGAGAGCTGCATCGGCTCGCCGGCTGCGAGGTCGTCGACTCCCCGGAGACGGACCCGTTCCGCGCGGCACGGCGGGTGCGGACCGCCATCGCGGACGCCGACGAGGTCGCTGTCCTCGCTCCCGTCTACGACGACCGCTTCGCCGACGCGCTGCTCGAGGGCGACACCGACTCCGTGCGGTTGGTGCTGGACCCCGAGATACTGGATCTCAGGCCCGAGGACGACTCGAACGCCGACGAGCCACCGCCGTTCGCCGAACTGGTGGACATCCGTGTCGCCGAGATCGCGTTCGCGATGACCGTCACCGGGTCCGGCGTGTACCTCTCGCTCCCGCAGCTCGACGGCACGTACGACCCACAGACAGAGCTCGTCAGGGAGTCCGACGCCGCCGCCGACTGGGGCGCGACCGTGTTCGAACGTATCTGGGAGCGGGCGACGCCGGTCGAGGCGCTCGTCGAGGACTGA